The Leptospira sp. WS60.C2 genome includes the window TCTGCCGAATCAATTCCCTTTTCCATCTTTTGGAAATGGGGAGTCAAAAAGTTCCGACAACTGTTTAAACCTTGGTCCAAATACAAGGCACCAAGAAACGCCTCAAAACAATCTGCTTGTAAATTGAGATTGGCTTCCCCTTTTTCTTTTTCCCCTTTGCCAAGGAGTAAAAAATCAGGGAACTGATACATTCGTGCTAATTTGGCAATCGCTGGTGCTGAAACCATTTTACTCTTGAGCTTGGCGAGGATCCCTTCCTTGCCTTTAGGAAGCGATTTATAAAGGTATTCCGCGGCAAGGATCCCAAGAACGGAGTCTCCCAAAAACTCTAACCTCTCATTGTCAGAAAGATATCTGTCCGAGTCTTCATTGGCA containing:
- the rnc gene encoding ribonuclease III, giving the protein MSHSIRIKLSPERIASLKELQSLTNTSFKDISLLHLAFVHRSFANEDSDRYLSDNERLEFLGDSVLGILAAEYLYKSLPKGKEGILAKLKSKMVSAPAIAKLARMYQFPDFLLLGKGEKEKGEANLNLQADCFEAFLGALYLDQGLNSCRNFLTPHFQKMEKGIDSAEETKDYKTILQEYCQKKWKKLPDYVLLKEEGPDHDKEFSVSVRCENYFQTNGDGKNKRRAEQMAAKAALRFLKLL